A genomic region of Arachis stenosperma cultivar V10309 chromosome 9, arast.V10309.gnm1.PFL2, whole genome shotgun sequence contains the following coding sequences:
- the LOC130947802 gene encoding transcription initiation factor TFIID subunit 12b — protein sequence MAETPNASTSSPKPSTMDPQSQPSQNPNPNPNPNPIPNSNPNPSMSAQSPSISNFSQQQSPSIHNISSPSLPPLPQDPQQSQQQQPQQQQQQQLQQQSQQQQQTQQQQQQQQQQSLVMQQSQGMTMNPMSQFQLQQTLQRSPSMTRVNQMQSQQQQQQLGVMRQQAGLYGGQMNFGGSASAAAQLQNQQQQQQQQQLGGSSLSRSALMGQSGHFPMLSSAGAAQFNLLSSPRQKGGLVQGSQFSSANSAGQPHQGMQAMGMMGTPNLSSQLRAANGAMAYAQQLRISQSQMRQNSLSSQQVQGLRSSSSLAFMNSPLSGLSQNGQPAMINSLTQQQWFKQMPAMSGPGSPLRLQQQRQQQLASPAAQLQQSMTLNPHQLSQLMQQQKPMGQPQLQQQQLQQQQQPPQQQQQQQLLQQQQQQPSQLQASVHHHQQQQSPRMSGPMGQKSLSLTGSQPDATASGATTPGGSSSQGTEATNQLLGKRKIQELVAQVDPQCKLDPEVIDLFLELADDFIDAATTHGCMLAKHRKSSTLESKDLLLHLEKNWDLKIPGYSSEDKKNQGKPLQNDLHKRRLDMIRSLMESSHAEPSMNNSKDISRQGIPNPVGGHHLIRPLGSEQLLSHSTSSQMLQQITRFQ from the exons ATGGCTGAAACTCCAAACGCCTCAACGTCCTCACCAAAACCCTCTACCATGGACCCTCAATCCCAGCCTTCCCAAAATCCAAACCCAAACCCAAACCCAAACCCAATCCCTAATTCAAATCCCAACCCTTCAATGTCAGCGCAATCGCCTTCGATCTCAAACTTCTCTCAACAACAATCCCCTTCAATTCACAATATCTCTTCCCCTTCTCTCCCCCCTCTCCCCCAAGACCCTCAGCAATCACAGCAACAGCAACCacaacagcagcagcagcaacagcTTCAGCAACAATCACAGCAACAGCAACAAACGCAACAGCAGCAACAACAGCAGCAGCAACAGTCGCTTGTGATGCAGCAGTCTCAGGGGATGACCATGAACCCTATGTCCCAATTCCAACTCCAGCAGACCCTCCAGCGGTCCCCTTCGATGACGCGGGTCAATCAAATGCAGTctcagcagcagcagcagcagcttGGCGTTATGCGGCAGCAGGCTGGGTTGTACGGCGGCCAAATGAATTTCGGCGGTTCTGCTTCGGCGGCAGCTCAGCTGCAGAatcagcagcagcagcagcaacaacagCAGTTGGGAGGGTCGAGTCTTTCGCGCTCGGCTCTGATGGGGCAGAGTGGGCACTTCCCTATGTTGTCTAGTGCTGGAGCAGCGCAGTTTAACTTGTTGTCCTCG CCAAGGCAGAAGGGTGGGCTAGTCCAGGGATCACAATTCTCATCAGCTAATTCTGCTGGACAGCCACATCAAGGAATGCAAGCAATGGGGATGATGGGGACGCCAAATCTCAGCTCGCAACTAAGAGCTGCTAATGGAGCCATGGCATATGCTCAGCAATTGCGAATAAGTCAAAGCCAGATGAGGCAGAATTCACTTAGCTCTCAGCAG GTTCAAGGCTTACGGTCGTCGTCATCCTTGGCCTTTATGAATTCCCCGTTATCTGGCTTGTCTCAGAATGGACAGCCTGCAATGATTAATTCTTTAACACAGCAACAGTGGTTTAAGCAAATGCCTGCAATGTCAGGTCCTGGCTCACCATTGCGTCTTCAACAGCAGAGGCAGCAACAACTGGCTTCACCTGCGGCTCAACTGCAACAAAGTATGACCTTGAATCCACATCAATTGTCCCAGTTAATGCAGCAACAAAAACCAATGGGGCAGCCTCAGCTGCAGCAACAGCAACTGCAACAGCAGCAGCAGCCACCCCAGCAGCAGCAACAGCAACAACTTCtacagcagcagcagcaacaacCGTCTCAACTTCAAGCATCTGTTCATCATCATCAGCAGCAGCAGTCTCCAAGGATGTCAGGACCCATGGGCCAAAAGTCACTTAGTCTTACAGGATCACAGCCAGATGCTACTGCATCTGGCGCAACTACCCCAGGGGGAAGCTCAAGCCAAGGAACTGAAGCGACAAACCAACTCCTTGGAAAAAGAAAGATACAGGAGTTAGTTGCACAG GTTGATCCACAGTGTAAGCTGGACCCTGAAGTTATAGACCTTTTTTTAGAGCTTGCTGATGACTTCATTGATGCA GCGACAACACATGGTTGCATGTTGGCAAAACACAGAAAGTCATCCACTTTGGAGTCCAAGGATTTATTGCTACACCTAG AGAAAAATTGGGATTTGAAGATACCAGGATATTCAAGTGAAGATAAAAAGAATCAAGGCAAACCT CTACAAAATGACCTACACAAGAGGCGCTTGGATATG ATTCGTTCATTGATGGAATCATCACATGCCGAACCAAGTATGAACAATTCTAAAGACATAAGTAGACAGGGCATTCCTAACCCTGTTGGTGGCCACCACCTAATAAGGCCCCTGGGTTCAGAGCAATTGCTTTCTCATTCAACTAGCTCTCAAATGCTACAGCAAATAACAAGGTTTCAATAG